A section of the Myxococcus virescens genome encodes:
- a CDS encoding JmjC domain-containing protein, whose translation MARIDIQRRFDWDTFVTRYWNQRPVLYQATGVNPFMATDVFDAALGASRGAMAPPTALEARTDVQFTIDQGQPVQLGPWLPRDTDGSLDGYDSRLADALGTRRYALIISLLHSHGFGLWSRERAFFSDLWRRVGLPLSGGITTLFHGNYEHSPVGVHLDRFTTFLFAIRGRKRMRFWARRPWSMPVTTLVDYAPYLAKSFTAEVGPGDILYWPASYYHVGESASRDVATSVNVGIPVTGHQARYDVEDLVGTGRGHAPRARDAARGRALVPGVLDGDGVLPRELPAALRQAANTLRENSRDARTQAHIRTLWLNRRSAGGFEPPPPPARRRPLEDTDILHGNKSFPILLEKTGTGWCCSANGNALHVSGLRQPVNKLVATLNTARTVSVGELLHPFPSRGDLPLRALKPLPATRAGMRRMLEILLTFRAIQLAGR comes from the coding sequence ATGGCCCGCATCGACATCCAACGCCGGTTCGACTGGGACACCTTCGTCACGCGCTACTGGAACCAGCGGCCGGTGCTCTACCAGGCGACGGGCGTCAATCCGTTCATGGCCACGGACGTGTTCGACGCGGCGCTCGGGGCCTCGCGCGGCGCCATGGCCCCACCCACGGCGCTCGAGGCGCGCACGGACGTCCAGTTCACCATCGACCAGGGGCAGCCCGTCCAACTCGGGCCCTGGCTTCCCCGTGACACCGACGGCTCGCTGGACGGCTACGACTCGCGGCTCGCGGATGCGCTGGGAACACGCCGCTACGCGCTCATCATCTCCCTGCTGCATTCCCACGGCTTCGGACTCTGGTCCCGCGAGCGGGCCTTCTTCTCCGACCTCTGGCGGCGCGTGGGGCTGCCCCTGTCAGGCGGCATCACCACGCTGTTCCATGGGAACTACGAGCACAGTCCGGTGGGCGTCCACCTGGACCGCTTCACCACGTTCCTCTTCGCCATCCGGGGCCGCAAGCGGATGCGCTTCTGGGCCAGGCGTCCCTGGAGCATGCCCGTCACCACCCTGGTGGACTACGCGCCCTATCTGGCGAAGTCCTTCACCGCGGAGGTGGGGCCCGGCGACATCCTCTACTGGCCCGCCAGCTACTACCACGTCGGAGAGAGCGCGAGCCGGGACGTCGCCACCAGCGTCAACGTGGGCATCCCCGTCACCGGACACCAGGCCCGCTATGACGTGGAGGACCTCGTGGGCACAGGCCGCGGCCACGCCCCACGCGCTCGCGACGCGGCGCGTGGCCGTGCGCTGGTACCGGGCGTGCTCGACGGTGACGGCGTGCTGCCGCGTGAGCTGCCCGCGGCCCTGCGGCAGGCCGCGAACACCTTGCGTGAAAACAGCCGCGACGCACGAACGCAGGCCCACATCCGCACCCTGTGGCTCAACCGGCGCTCCGCGGGCGGCTTCGAGCCCCCACCACCTCCCGCGAGGCGGCGGCCCCTCGAGGACACAGACATTCTTCACGGGAATAAAAGTTTCCCCATCCTGCTGGAGAAAACAGGCACGGGTTGGTGTTGCTCAGCCAACGGCAACGCATTGCATGTCTCAGGCCTTCGGCAGCCGGTGAATAAACTTGTCGCGACATTGAACACGGCGCGCACGGTGAGCGTGGGTGAACTCTTGCACCCTTTCCCCTCGCGAGGCGACCTGCCGCTCCGCGCCTTGAAACCGCTGCCCGCGACGCGGGCGGGCATGCGCCGGATGCTGGAAATTCTACTGACATTTCGAGCCATCCAACTGGCGGGCCGATGA
- a CDS encoding M20 family metallopeptidase: MAMNVQTATDSSDRIWEQEILPALERYIRIPNKSPAFDPDWVRSGHMEAAVQLVADWCRAQAQHLPGLVLEVVRLKDEKGRERTPVIYMEVPGTKGDDTVLLYGHLDKQPEMTGWREGLTPWTPVREGDKLYGRGGADDGYSAFASLTAIRLLREQGLPHARCVVLIEACEESGSYDLPAYIEALAPRIGKPSLVVCLDSGCANYEQLWMTTSLRGMVAGNLRVDVLTEGVHSGDASGIVPSSFRVLRQVLSRVEEEGTGKVLVEALHTQIPEARRDQARAAAKVLGEEVFTKFPWVPGIRPMSDDGAELVLNRTWRPALSVTGVDGMPALNSAGNVLRPFTTVKLSMRIPPRVDPKAAMEALTQALVKDPPYGATVTFEGEKSSTGWDAPPLASWLSNAVESASDTYFGRPAMAMGEGGTIPFMGMLGERFPEAQFLITGLLGPGSNAHGPNEFLHIPTGKKLTCCVASVIADHFKR, from the coding sequence ATGGCCATGAACGTCCAGACCGCCACCGACTCGTCCGACCGCATCTGGGAGCAGGAAATCCTCCCCGCGCTCGAGCGCTACATCCGTATCCCCAACAAGTCGCCCGCCTTCGACCCGGACTGGGTCCGCTCCGGCCACATGGAGGCCGCCGTTCAGCTCGTCGCGGACTGGTGCCGCGCGCAGGCCCAGCACCTGCCCGGCCTGGTGCTGGAGGTGGTGCGCCTCAAGGACGAGAAGGGCCGCGAGCGCACGCCGGTCATCTACATGGAGGTGCCCGGGACGAAGGGCGACGACACCGTCCTCTTGTACGGCCACCTGGACAAGCAGCCGGAGATGACGGGCTGGCGCGAGGGCCTGACGCCGTGGACGCCGGTGCGCGAGGGCGACAAGCTCTACGGGCGCGGCGGCGCGGATGACGGCTACTCCGCCTTCGCGTCGCTCACCGCCATCCGCCTGCTGCGCGAGCAGGGCCTGCCGCACGCGCGCTGCGTGGTCCTCATCGAGGCGTGCGAGGAGAGCGGCAGCTACGACTTGCCGGCCTACATCGAGGCGCTGGCGCCGCGCATCGGCAAGCCGTCGCTGGTGGTGTGTCTGGATTCCGGCTGCGCCAACTACGAGCAGCTGTGGATGACCACGTCGCTGCGCGGCATGGTGGCCGGCAACCTGCGGGTGGACGTGCTCACGGAGGGCGTGCACTCCGGGGACGCGAGCGGAATCGTCCCGTCGTCCTTCCGCGTGCTCCGGCAGGTGCTGTCTCGCGTGGAGGAGGAGGGCACGGGCAAGGTGCTGGTGGAGGCCCTGCACACGCAGATTCCGGAGGCGCGGCGCGACCAGGCCCGCGCGGCGGCCAAGGTGCTGGGGGAGGAGGTCTTCACCAAGTTCCCCTGGGTGCCCGGCATCCGCCCCATGTCGGACGACGGCGCGGAGCTGGTGCTCAACCGGACGTGGCGTCCGGCGCTGTCCGTGACGGGCGTGGACGGCATGCCGGCGCTCAACAGCGCGGGCAACGTGCTGCGGCCCTTCACCACGGTGAAGCTGTCCATGCGCATCCCGCCGCGCGTGGACCCCAAGGCGGCCATGGAGGCGCTGACGCAGGCGCTGGTGAAGGACCCGCCCTACGGCGCGACGGTGACGTTCGAGGGTGAGAAGTCCAGCACCGGCTGGGACGCGCCGCCGCTGGCCTCGTGGCTGTCGAACGCGGTGGAGTCCGCGTCCGACACCTACTTCGGCCGGCCGGCCATGGCCATGGGCGAGGGCGGCACCATCCCCTTCATGGGCATGCTGGGCGAGCGCTTCCCGGAGGCGCAGTTCCTCATCACCGGCCTGCTGGGCCCGGGCAGCAATGCCCACGGCCCCAACGAGTTCCTCCACATCCCCACGGGCAAGAAGCTCACCTGCTGCGTGGCCAGCGTCATCGCCGACCACTTCAAGCGGTAG
- a CDS encoding glutathione S-transferase family protein, which produces MKLYFNPRSRAVIAKWMLDECGAQYEIVPIDLEKKENKSPEFLKINPAGKLPALVDGDTRLFECAAICLYLAEKFPDAQLAPKPGDKDWGRYLSLMVYSSSQLEPSMGDHLMKLPTGPARGWTDFETVLNVIEGELGQGPYLFGERFTAADVMVGSMFIWMRIFGGQTGRPALDAYIERLLARPKGMKLG; this is translated from the coding sequence ATGAAACTCTATTTCAACCCCAGAAGCCGCGCGGTCATCGCCAAGTGGATGCTGGATGAGTGTGGCGCGCAGTATGAAATCGTCCCCATCGACCTCGAGAAGAAGGAGAACAAGTCGCCTGAGTTCTTGAAAATCAACCCCGCTGGGAAATTGCCAGCCTTGGTGGACGGAGACACGCGGCTGTTCGAATGCGCGGCCATCTGTCTCTACCTGGCAGAGAAATTCCCGGACGCGCAGCTCGCGCCGAAGCCGGGTGACAAGGACTGGGGGCGCTACCTGTCGTTGATGGTGTACTCCTCGTCGCAGCTGGAGCCCTCCATGGGGGACCACCTGATGAAGCTGCCGACGGGGCCCGCGCGGGGCTGGACGGACTTCGAGACGGTGCTGAACGTCATCGAGGGCGAATTGGGACAGGGCCCCTACCTGTTCGGTGAGCGCTTCACCGCGGCGGACGTGATGGTGGGGTCGATGTTCATCTGGATGCGCATCTTCGGCGGCCAGACGGGGCGTCCCGCGCTGGATGCCTACATCGAACGGCTGCTGGCCCGCCCGAAGGGCATGAAGCTGGGCTGA
- a CDS encoding DUF4135 domain-containing protein — MLPSLAPTPPAAPPRFPPQTRRLLAAVRKGPEASDCFPPIVRPGPERVLRVARAFQGARDAARLGALLSQPAFQPLVDFYEALGDGCDAIARRCPGLFGARVVRLANAALFGPVLTDAFALCAATPATQGPHPGLLRLRDGFLAFFGLFAKRLARDLKAGVFRRAGFEGPVTQLWANPEETHNGRQHVLRVQFRRGGALAYKPRPASGEALFLAEPERRGPRAFFAWVNQLPAASGAVRLPTLRVLRGRGRDAFTYSWQDWIERPRQWGVLRDSPQLRLHGCQLPPPQAARFWHHAGALTGTCFAVGAADLQGSNLVVGVRRGQREPLPYLVDLELFFCPVRRLPETGLISAGNRRGNHHVGFEWRAWWCTTGGPLLCFFPARNGALQLRPRRRAWAREEARSVVADTDGHVGYAAHLLPFLRGMFDVWTKLLMEHERVTAFLARAARRHHVRVLVKPSDAYDAPLEHLMLASPGQVPGASDRGRVRFSPEEREQLGRYDVPYFFRKADGGPLLMMDAPPTSAAFRPVGEQQFLGSTPPPAPHILNGEQLGLMNLGVALRDAVDAVAQDLRHRVQEAPQWGVRLSLTKDRRTGAVSFDWPETGKRLTFSWNRRTVRLTDEALDEAPAPRTGKRARRKPPTA; from the coding sequence GTGCTGCCATCCCTTGCACCGACACCTCCAGCCGCCCCACCCCGCTTTCCTCCGCAGACCCGCCGCCTCCTGGCGGCCGTCCGCAAGGGCCCCGAGGCCAGCGACTGCTTCCCGCCCATTGTCCGGCCCGGCCCTGAGCGCGTGCTGCGGGTGGCCCGCGCCTTCCAAGGCGCCCGTGACGCCGCGCGGCTGGGCGCCCTGCTCTCACAGCCCGCCTTCCAGCCGCTGGTGGATTTCTATGAAGCCCTGGGCGACGGGTGCGACGCCATTGCCCGGCGGTGCCCGGGCCTGTTCGGCGCGCGCGTCGTGCGGCTCGCCAACGCGGCGCTGTTCGGCCCGGTGCTGACGGATGCCTTCGCCTTGTGCGCCGCCACCCCGGCGACACAGGGGCCCCACCCAGGGCTGCTCCGCCTGAGGGACGGGTTCCTGGCCTTCTTCGGCCTCTTCGCGAAGCGGCTCGCACGCGACCTGAAGGCCGGCGTCTTCCGCCGCGCGGGCTTCGAGGGCCCCGTCACCCAACTCTGGGCCAACCCCGAGGAGACGCACAACGGACGGCAGCACGTCCTCCGCGTCCAGTTCCGCCGGGGCGGCGCGCTGGCGTACAAGCCCCGGCCCGCGAGCGGAGAGGCCCTCTTCCTGGCGGAGCCGGAGCGGCGTGGCCCACGCGCCTTCTTCGCCTGGGTCAACCAGCTCCCGGCGGCCTCGGGAGCGGTGCGGCTCCCCACCCTGCGCGTCCTGCGCGGACGAGGCAGGGACGCCTTCACATACAGCTGGCAGGACTGGATTGAACGCCCCCGCCAGTGGGGCGTCCTCCGCGATTCGCCCCAACTGAGGCTCCACGGCTGCCAACTCCCGCCGCCCCAGGCCGCGCGCTTCTGGCACCACGCGGGCGCCCTCACCGGCACGTGCTTCGCCGTGGGCGCGGCGGACCTGCAGGGCAGCAACCTGGTGGTGGGCGTCCGGCGCGGGCAACGCGAGCCCCTGCCCTACCTGGTGGACCTGGAGCTGTTCTTCTGTCCCGTGCGCCGGCTCCCGGAGACAGGGCTGATTTCAGCGGGGAACCGGCGCGGCAACCACCACGTCGGCTTCGAGTGGCGCGCGTGGTGGTGCACCACCGGCGGTCCGCTGCTGTGCTTCTTCCCCGCCCGGAACGGCGCGCTCCAGCTTCGCCCGCGAAGGCGCGCGTGGGCCCGGGAGGAAGCCCGCTCCGTCGTGGCGGACACAGACGGCCACGTGGGCTACGCGGCCCACCTGCTGCCCTTCCTGCGCGGCATGTTCGACGTGTGGACCAAGCTGCTCATGGAGCACGAACGCGTGACGGCCTTCCTCGCGCGCGCGGCGCGGCGGCACCATGTCCGCGTGCTCGTCAAACCCTCGGACGCGTATGACGCGCCGCTGGAGCACCTGATGCTGGCGTCCCCAGGGCAGGTGCCCGGCGCCAGCGACCGGGGCCGCGTGCGCTTCAGCCCCGAGGAGCGCGAGCAGCTGGGCCGCTATGACGTGCCGTACTTCTTCCGCAAGGCGGACGGCGGTCCCCTGCTGATGATGGATGCGCCGCCCACGTCCGCGGCCTTCCGGCCCGTGGGAGAGCAACAGTTCCTGGGGTCCACGCCGCCCCCTGCCCCGCACATCCTGAACGGCGAACAGCTCGGCCTGATGAACCTGGGCGTGGCCCTGCGGGACGCGGTGGACGCCGTCGCCCAGGACCTGCGCCACCGCGTCCAGGAGGCGCCCCAGTGGGGCGTGCGTCTGTCATTGACGAAGGACCGCCGCACGGGCGCGGTGTCCTTCGACTGGCCGGAGACGGGCAAGCGCCTGACGTTCTCCTGGAACCGCCGCACCGTGCGCCTCACCGACGAGGCGCTGGACGAGGCGCCCGCCCCCCGGACTGGGAAGCGGGCCCGGCGGAAGCCGCCTACCGCTTGA
- a CDS encoding HEAT repeat domain-containing protein, translated as MKRLCLLLTLPLFPLLSTHAHAASTDAQPALRASTCSVRGLMDDIRRGLGSGSPSYQRYLRTLLREAAVTLPDAELRDAFARETDPVMAEHLAAALVARAEREADTQAMDVVAQRALHDADPSVRAATLRAMRRTSALERTGDLYERMVRDESPQVRQEAATNLIEDNAHVYAGQYGPAADTAVTAAVASTDPAVTARILDNLSTEKISAESADRITSLLRSDDASVRKAAVNALGGVPAEQMQGARESLLAMYREETDDGVRKALLQSVAQLGFEGAIPDLQRLRAMDPRLAQEADAWIQVLGMGLQEWSLLLREKQRLQQAP; from the coding sequence ATGAAACGCCTCTGCCTTCTGCTCACGCTGCCCCTCTTCCCCCTGCTGTCCACCCACGCGCACGCGGCCTCCACCGACGCGCAGCCCGCGCTCCGGGCCAGCACCTGCTCCGTGCGCGGGTTGATGGATGACATCCGCCGCGGACTGGGCTCCGGCTCACCGTCCTACCAGCGCTACCTGCGCACCCTGCTGCGCGAGGCCGCCGTCACGCTGCCGGACGCGGAGCTGCGCGACGCCTTCGCGCGGGAGACAGACCCCGTCATGGCCGAACACCTGGCGGCGGCGCTGGTGGCCCGCGCGGAACGTGAAGCGGACACCCAGGCCATGGACGTGGTGGCGCAGCGCGCGTTGCACGACGCGGACCCGTCCGTGCGCGCCGCCACGCTGCGGGCCATGCGGCGCACCAGCGCGCTGGAGCGCACCGGTGATTTGTACGAGCGCATGGTGCGGGACGAGTCGCCCCAGGTGCGGCAGGAGGCGGCGACCAACCTCATCGAGGACAACGCGCACGTGTACGCCGGCCAGTACGGCCCGGCGGCGGACACGGCGGTGACGGCCGCGGTGGCCTCCACGGACCCGGCGGTGACGGCGCGCATCCTGGACAACCTCTCCACTGAGAAAATCAGCGCCGAGTCCGCGGACCGCATCACGTCCCTGCTGCGCAGCGATGACGCGAGCGTGCGCAAGGCCGCCGTCAACGCGCTGGGCGGCGTCCCGGCGGAGCAGATGCAGGGCGCCCGCGAGTCCCTGCTCGCCATGTACCGCGAGGAGACGGACGACGGCGTGCGCAAGGCGCTGCTCCAGAGCGTCGCGCAGCTCGGCTTCGAGGGCGCGATTCCCGACCTCCAACGCCTGCGCGCCATGGACCCGCGCCTGGCGCAGGAGGCCGACGCGTGGATTCAGGTTCTCGGCATGGGCCTTCAGGAGTGGAGCCTGCTCCTGAGGGAGAAGCAGCGGTTGCAGCAGGCTCCGTGA